The region TTGCTTCGCAGCGACTTCTTTCAGCGTGTCGATCCAGCTATAGCCCACGCCGTCGGAGAACTGCTCTTTCTGGCGCCAGGCCACGCTGGCCGGCAGATAGGATTCAAAACACTCGCGCAGGATGTGTTTTTCCATTTTGCCGTTGCCGCACATTTTATCTTTCGGGTTGATGCGCATCGCCACGTCGAGGAATTTCTTGTCCAGGAAGGGGACGCGGGCTTCCACACCCCAGGCGGACATCGCCTTGTTGGCGCGCGCGCAGTCGAACATATGCAGCGCCAGCAGCTTACGCACGGTCTCGTCGTGGAATTCACGCGCATCCGGCGCCTTATGGAAGTACAAATAGCCGCCGAACACTTCGTCCGCACCCTCGCCGGACAGCACCATCTTGATGCCCATCGCCTTGATTTTACGCGACATCAGATACATTGGCGTGGAGGCGCGAATGGTGGTGACGTCGTAGGTTTCGATGTGATAAATCACGTCGCGAATGGCATCCAGGCCTTCCTGCACGGTGAAGTGAATTTCATGGTGCACGGTGCCCAAATGGTTGGCCACTTCCTGCGCGGCGCGCAGGTCCGGTGAGCCTTCCAGGCCGACGGCGAAGGAGTGAAGTTGTGGCCACCAGGCTTCGCTGCGCTCTTGATCTTCCACTCGGCGTGCGGCGTATTTTTTGGTAATGGCGGAGATCACGGAGGAATCCAGGCCGCCAGACAGCAGTACGCCGTACGGCACGTCGGACATCAGGTGGCTTTTCACCGAGTCTTCCAACGCGTTGCGCAGTGCGTTGGCGTCGGTCACGTTGTCTTTGACATTGTCGTAATCGAACCAGTCGCGCTGGTAATATTCACGGATCTCGCCGTCCTGGCTCCACAGATAGCTGCCCGCCGGGAATTCTTTGATGGTGCGGCAGACTGGCACCAGCGCTTTCATTTCGGAGGCGACATACAGGTTGCCGAATTCGTCATGGCCCATGTAGAGCGGGATAATGCCCAAGTGATCGCGGCCAATCAGGTAAGCGTCTTTCTCTGAATCATAAAGGGCGAAGGCGAACATGCCCTGCAAATCGTCGAGGAAGTCGATGCCTTTTTCCTGATACAGCGCCAGGATCACTTCACAGTCGGAAGCGGTCTGGAACTCGTAACGATCGCCCAGCTGTTGGCGCAGTGCCTGGTGGTTATAGATCTCACCGTTTACGGCCAGAACGTGGGTGTGCGCAGCGTTGTACAGCGGTTGGGCGCCATTGTTGACGTCGACGATCGACAGGCGCTCATGCACCAGAATGGCTTTATCGCTGGCGTAAACGCCGGACCAGTCCGGACCGCGGTGGCGCATCAGACGAGACAGCTCCAGCGCTTTCTTACGCAGTTCAACGGGATCGGACTTCAGATCAAGCACACCGAAAATAGAACACATATAACGACTCTCCTAACGACTTTTTTAGACTGTGATGTTGTTTTGCTGTTATGGGCGGCGCGGCCGGTTCATCAGCGATGACGCGGTTTTGCTGCGTTGTGTTTATGAAAATGCGTCAAAACCGGCAGGGGATGCAAGCGTTTTAGCGTTACGCGGAAAAATAGTTGTTTGGGGTAGTTCGGTTTTTAGCGGATATTCAGTTTTTATCGTCTTTAATTGTGGAATATTCAATTTTTTGGTGAATGAGTGAGTCGCCGACCAGTTTTACCGGCGACTCGTTGCCGACTATCAGGCGGTCAACTGCCACAGGGTGAAGGCTGCATCCGGCGTCCAACCGGGATTCGAGGTGTGAGCCTGGAGGCAGGTGTATTTTTTGCCTTTATAGGTCACCACATCGCCCGCTTTGTAGCTGTGATTGCTTTGCCACTCGGTTACGCCCGGATCGGGTGGCGTGCTACCGTCGGCGGTTTTCACCACCAGTGCGCTGCCTGGCAGCGAGGTATTGCCCTGGCTGTCGGTTGCGGTAACGAAATAGCTGTACTGAGTGGATGGGAGCAGGCCGCTGTCCTGCAACGAAAGGCCGCCGGTCTGGCCGATGGCGCTACCGTTGCGGTAAACGCTGTAACTGGCGATCGGCGCAGGGCCGGTTGCAGCGTGCCAGCTCAGTTTCAGCGAGGTGGCCGTCAGATCCGAGGCTGCCAGCGCCGTGGGTGCATCAGGCTTTCCCGGCGGGGTGACGCCGCCCTGGATCAACGGCGCATAGCGCGTTTTGAATTCCCAGTTATAGGCAACGCCGGCGCTGTTTTTGCCGTTGTCCCAGTTGATCGACCAGGTCATCAGCCCCTTGATCGACAGCCCTTTGGCATCCAGGCGTTTGAAAGCGTTGAATACCGCCTGCGGATTGATCACATAGCCGCTTCCTGCTGCGTCCACGTTGCTTGGCAGGCCGATCACAAACTTGGCCGCCGGGATCTTGGTATAACCGCGGGTGCCGGTCACCAGGCTTTCGGTCAGGTAATAAAGAAACTCTTCTTTTTTGGCATCGTCAACCTGGGTGATCCAGGCATTGAGCTCGTCAACCCAAATACCATCGCCGCCCTGGTTATAGAACTGCGGCGCGATAAAGTCATAATAGCCTTCGAGCGCGGTAATATAATCCAGATAGCTGCCGTTGGTACGCAAATAAGGGAATTCCGGCGCCATGCTGATAATGAATTTTTTGCCTTGGGCGGCATAATAATCCTTAACTTTTTTCAGCGCGGCGGGCAATACGGTTTTATTATTGGCTGCGCCAATCGCCGCTTGTTCCAGGTCAATATCCAGGCCATCAAAGCCGTAGGTTTCTACCAGACGAATAATTTCATCTTTCAGCTTGTCTTCATCGCCGGTTTTCAACTCGATGTGCGCGTCTGCGCCACCCAGTGAAATCAGCACCGCCCGGCCCTGGCTGTTCAGCACGCCAACCTGGCGGCGGAACTCGGCGTCGGACAGGTTGTAAGGTTTGAAGGTGGGAATGCCTTCACCCTTCATAAAGGCGACCGCCACCACATTATATTCAGGCGGAATATCGGTCAGATCCATATTGACGAATTTGCCTTGTTTGTAACCATCGCTGGCGCCGGCCAGCCAGTTATGCCAAAAACCCATCAGGATTTTTTTACCGGTCAGGTCCGGCATCGCGGCAGCAGCGTCTGCGGCTTGTGCATTGAGAATGTTATTCGTGCTCATAGTGACCTCGTTATCTTTTTGCGTAGGGGTATTTTCACTCGCCGGCCATTCAGTGATTGGCGGGGTGTAAATACATAGTGCGGATTTTTAACGAGGGCAGGCTGAAACCTTTTGCGCCCAGGAATAAATTAAATTCACGTTGGCGAAGGTTTTATTATTGAGATAATCGGGCAGAGGCGGCCATTGAGGCCGCCACGGGAATTAAAAAATAGTGATGTCGGCCACGGAAGGGAAAATATAGCTCGGGCGGAACGGCATGGTTTCGACATCGTTAAGCGTCGAGACTCCGGACAGCACCAGCACGGTTTCCAGACCGGCCTGGAAGCCCGCCAGAATGTCGGTGCGCAGGTTGTCGCCGACGATCACCGTTTCTTCCGAATGCGCCTGCATTTTGTTCAGCGCGGCGCGAATGATCCACGGGCTTGGTTTGCCGACGTAAAACGGCTTGCGGCCGGTGATCTTTTCGATAGGCGCGCACAGCGCACCACAGGCCGGCGTGAAGCCGTGGCCATGGCTATCCGGGTTGGTGGCGATAAAGCGCGCGCCGTTATTCACGAAGTAGGCGGCCTTATGCATCATATCCCAGTTGTAGGAGCGGGTTTCGCCGACAATCACGAAGTCCGGATTGATGTCGGTAATGGTAAAACCGGCTTTATAGAGCTCATGAATCAATGCACCTTCACCGACCACATAGGCTTTTTTGCCCTCCTGGCGGCGCAGAAAATCGGCGGTGGCCATCGCGGAGGTATAAAACGCGCTCTCAGGCACGTCCAATCCGGCGGCGGCGAAGCGGTTCGCCAAATCCTGCGCGGTCTGCGACGGGTAGTTGGTCAGCACCACCAGCGGCATACCCTGTTCCTGAATGCGCGCCAGAAAAAGATCGGCACCGGGAACCGGCGTGTTGTCATGCAGCAGCACGCCATCGATATCACATATAACGTTCTTGATTGTCATCGTTGCTGTTTCTCATGATTTACGGCAGGCAAAAAACGCGTAGATGCACACCTGCCTGAAGCGGCGGCTCAACTTTCCAGCAATCGCTGCAATAGCACGCCGTTGAGCATTGCCCGCTTGGCCAGGGCGAAAGCGCCGATCGCCGAGCGATGATTGAGTTCGGAAGTGACCACCGGCAGATTTTTGCGGAAGTCTTTCAGTACCTGAGTATTGATGCAGCTTTGGATGGCCGGCAGCAGCACTTTTTCGGCTTCGGTAATTTCCCCGGCGATCACCACTTTTTGCGGATTAAACAGGTTAATGGCGATAGCCACCGCTTTGCCGAGGTAGCGGCCAACGTGCTCGATCACTTCGCTGGCCAGCAGATCGCCACGGTTGGCGGCTTTGCAGATGGCGCCGATGCTGCAATCGTCGAGCGTCAGCTTGCTTGGGTAACCCTGGGTCAGCAAATGGCGCACGCGGTGTTCAATCGCGGCGTTGGCGGCCACGGTTTCCAGACAGCCGAAATTGCCGCAGTGGCAGCGTTCGCCCAAGGGATCGATCTGAATATGGCCGATTTCGCCGACGTTGCCGTTGTTACCGAGGAAAATCTGGCCATTGACGATGATGCCGGCACCGGTACCCCGGTGCAGACGCACCAGAATAGAGTCTTCGCAGTCACGAGTGGCGCCAAAGTAATGCTCCGCCAGCGCCAGGCTGCGGATGTCGTGCCCGACAAAGCTGGTGACGTTGAAACGTTGCTGCAGGTTATCTACCAGCGGCCAGTGGTTGACGCTGATGTGCGGCATATAGCGCACCACGCCCTGCGCCGGATCAACCAGGCCTGGCAGGATCACCGCGATGGCGATCAGTTCGCGCAGCTTGCGCTGGTAGCTTTCGATAAACTGCGCAATGGCGTTGAACAGTGCGTTTTCCAGCGTCTCCTGGGTACGTTCCGGTAGCGGGTAGTGTTCTTCACCGAGCGATTTTCCGCTCATGTCGTACAGGGTGATGGTGGCGTCGTGACGCCCAAGACGCACCGCCACGGTGTGGAAGTGCCGGGTTTCGGAGACAATGGAAATGGCGCGGCGGCCGCCGGTGGAAGCTTGCTGATCGACTTCCTTGATCAGCCCGCGCTCCAACAGCTGGCGAGTAATTTTTGTGACACTGGCGGGCGCTAGCTGGCTGAGCTCGGCTATCTGAATGCGCGAGATCGGACCCTGCTGGTCGATCAGGCGGTACACTGCTGCGCCGTTGAGTTGCTTGACTAAGTCAACGTTCCCTATTTGTGCCTGTCCGCCAGTACTCATCAATAATTTTACTCTCTGTCTACCCTTCATACTTCAAGTCGCAGGGGGGCCGCCTTTACTCACTCAAATCACATATCGGCGTATGCGCATTGAGGTTCGTTCAGTTGCCGCCTGCCTGCGACTCGAATTATTTTGGGTACATATGTTAGTTAAACCTCGTTACCGTTAACGAGCGTTTTGGTGATTTTAAAATCACGGGTAAATGCGGTCAGGTTTGCCACCTTGCCGGCTTCGATTGTGCCTAACAGATGGTCTACGCCGATGGCGCGCGCCGGATACAAGGTTGCCATCCGCAGCGCTTCGTCCAGCGCAATACCGACGTGCTCTACGCTATTTTTCACCGCGTCGATCATGGTCAGCGCAGAGCCGCTCAGGGTGCCGTTCTCATCCACGCACAGCCCGTCGCGATAGTATATTGTTTTACCGGCAAAAATAAATTGGTCAATCTCTGCGCCCGCCGGGGCGGTGGCATCGGTGACCAGCACCAATTTATCACCTTTCATGCGCTTGGCGTTACGGATACTCGCCCAGGCCACGTGATGGCCGTCGGCAATGATGCCGGTATACACTTCAGGCGTATCGAAAATCGCCCCCATCAACCCAGGTTCGCGCCCGGTGATATACGGCATGGCGTTATACAGATGGGTCGCGAAGGTGACGCCGGCGGCAAAGCCGGTGCGGGCCTGATCGTAGGTGGCGTTCGAGTGGCCGGCGGAGACCACAATGCCCGCCGCGGTCAGCTGCTTGATAAAGTGCGGTTCTACCATTTCCGGCGCCAGCGTGACTTTGGTGATCACGTCGGCGTTGGCGCACAGATAGTCGATCATCTCGCGAGTCGGTTTGCGGATGAACGCCGGGTTGTGGGTGCCTTTTTTCAGCGGGCTGAGGTACGGCCCCTCCAGATGCAGACCAAGCGCCTGATTCGGGTGTTTTTTCAGATAAGTGCGCATCACATCGATGCTGTGCTTCATAAACTCGTCGCTGCTGGTGATCAGCGTCGGCAGATAGCTGGTGCAGCCGGATTTTTCGTTGGCGCGCTGCATGATCTCCAGCGTCTCTTCCGAAATGGCCTCCAGCGAATCGTTAAATTGTACGCCGCCACAGCCGTTAAGCTGCACGTCGATCAAACCGGGGGCCAGGATAGCGCCACCCAGATCGCGCGTTTCCATGCCGGCCGGCAGTTCAGCCAGCGGACAGACTCGTTCAATCAGTCCATCAGCGATGATTACCGCATGGTCGTCAAGCACGTCGTGGCCGGTGAAAATCCGGCATTGGGTTAAAGCGAACATCGTAGCCCCCTGCAAAAATTAAAGACTCTTAACGCTTTCCGCTTCTAATTCGCGGAAGTATTTAACGGTTTTGACTTTCAGTTCCATGGTGGAAGGTTCATCGCACACCACAACCGCCTTGGCGTGCAGCTGCAGGCAACTGATGGTCCACATATGGTTGATATTGCCTTCCACTGCGGCTTCCAGCGCCTGCGCCTTGGCATGGCCGGTCACCAGGATCATCACTTCCTCTGCGTCAAGCAGCGTACCCACGCCCACGGTCAGCGCGTATTTCGGCACCAGGCTGACATCCCCGCCGAAGAAGCGAGAGTTGGCGATGCGGGTATCTTCAGTCAGCGTTTTGATACGGGTACGCGACGCCAGTGATGAAGCCGGCTCGTTAAACGCGATATGACCGTCAACGCCGACGCCGCCCATAAACAGGTGGATTTTACCGTAAGATTTGATTTTTTCTTCGTACTTACGGCATTCGACGTCAACATCCGGCGCATTGCCATTCAGCAGGTTGATGTTTTCACTTGGAATATCAACGTGATCAAAGAAATTACGGTACATGAAGGTATGATAGCTTTCCGGGTGCTCCTGCGGCAGGCCAACGTATTCATCCATGTTGAAAGTCACAACATGCTTAAAGCTTACTTCACCTGCTTTGTGCATCGCAATCAGATGTTTGTAGGCTTCGAGCGGAGTGCCGCCGGTCGGCAGGCCGAGCACAAACGGACGCTCCGCAGTGGGCTTGAATGCGTTGATGCGCTGGACGATATGGCGGGCGGCCCATTTGCCGACTTGTGCAGTATCTTTCAGTGGGATAAGTCTCATCTAACACCTCTTTGGGTAAGTAAACTAAAGCTATACTGTTACGGGCCTGAATAAGAGTCTAAGCGTAATCCAACTTTATGATTCTCACGTGAAGCGTCAGTCCCGATGATTTTTCGAATGATAAAATAAGTTTTGTGTGATGGCTAGCAATGTGGCAGGTTAAGACTACTTTTTGGTGATATAAATCACAAAAAAGGAGCTTTTAATTTGCGATACGAAATAATTTTTTTACACTCCGCATGAGTGATACGTGCCATGCGTTATTTCTAAAAGGTAGTGAGAGCGTTAAATAAACTACTAATAGGGTCCGTCCGCGGACAACATAGGGGGAAAAGGTGAACATTCTTAGTTATTTGCAAAAAGTGGGCCGCGCCTTGATGGTGCCGGTCGCCACGCTGCCCGCCGCCGCGATCTTGATGGGCGTCGGGTACTGGATTGACCCTACGGGTTGGGGCGCCTCCAACGCTCTCGCTGCTTTCTTTATTAAATCCGGCTCTGCCATTATCGAACACATGTCGGTGTTGTTTGCCGTCGGTGTGGCTTATGGCATGTCCAAAGACAAGGATGGCGCCGCCGCGCTGACCGGCTTTGTCGGTTTCCTGGTATTGACCACCCTCTGTTCGCCGGCCGCCGTGTCGATGATTCAGAAGATCCCTCTCGACCAGGTGCCTGCCGCGTTTGGCAAGATTGAGAACCAGTTCGTCGGTATTTTGGTGGGCATTATCTCCGCCGAAGTCTACAACCGTTTCAGCAGCGTTGAGCTGCCGAAAGCGCTGTCGTTCTTCAGCGGCCGCCGTCTGGTGCCTATCCTGATCTCCTTCCTGATGATCCTGGTGGCTTTCATTCTGATGTATATCTGGCCGATGATTTTCGGTGGCCTGGTTAACTTCGGTGAGCACATTCAGAAGCTGGGCTCCGTCGGCGCAGGTATTTATGCGTTCTTCAACCGTCTGCTGATCCCGGTTGGCCTGCATCATGCGTTGAACTCGGTGTTCTGGTTCGACGTGGCCGGCATTAACGATATCCCTAACTTCCTCGGCGGCCAGCAGTCTATCGAAGCCGGTAAAGCGGTTGTCGGCATCACCGGTCGTTATCAGGCGGGCTTCTTCCCGATCATGATGTTCGGTCTGCCGGGTGCGGCGCTGGCTATTTATCACTGCGCGCGTCCGGAAAACAAAGCCAAAGTGCTGGGTATCATGATGGCGGGCGCCTTTGCCGCCTTCTTTACCGGCATCACCGAACCGCTGGAATTCTCCTTCATGTTCGTGGCTCCGGTACTGTATGTGATCCACGCGATACTGACCGGCATTTCGGTATACATCGCCGCCAGCATGCACTGGATTGCCGGTTTCGGCTTCAGCGCCGGTCTGGTGGA is a window of Serratia plymuthica DNA encoding:
- the asnB gene encoding asparagine synthase B — encoded protein: MCSIFGVLDLKSDPVELRKKALELSRLMRHRGPDWSGVYASDKAILVHERLSIVDVNNGAQPLYNAAHTHVLAVNGEIYNHQALRQQLGDRYEFQTASDCEVILALYQEKGIDFLDDLQGMFAFALYDSEKDAYLIGRDHLGIIPLYMGHDEFGNLYVASEMKALVPVCRTIKEFPAGSYLWSQDGEIREYYQRDWFDYDNVKDNVTDANALRNALEDSVKSHLMSDVPYGVLLSGGLDSSVISAITKKYAARRVEDQERSEAWWPQLHSFAVGLEGSPDLRAAQEVANHLGTVHHEIHFTVQEGLDAIRDVIYHIETYDVTTIRASTPMYLMSRKIKAMGIKMVLSGEGADEVFGGYLYFHKAPDAREFHDETVRKLLALHMFDCARANKAMSAWGVEARVPFLDKKFLDVAMRINPKDKMCGNGKMEKHILRECFESYLPASVAWRQKEQFSDGVGYSWIDTLKEVAAKQISDQQLETARFRFPYNTPSSKEGYLYREIFEELFPLPSAAECVPGGPSVACSSAKAIEWDESFKKMDDPSGRAVGVHQSAYK
- a CDS encoding carbohydrate-binding protein; the protein is MSTNNILNAQAADAAAAMPDLTGKKILMGFWHNWLAGASDGYKQGKFVNMDLTDIPPEYNVVAVAFMKGEGIPTFKPYNLSDAEFRRQVGVLNSQGRAVLISLGGADAHIELKTGDEDKLKDEIIRLVETYGFDGLDIDLEQAAIGAANNKTVLPAALKKVKDYYAAQGKKFIISMAPEFPYLRTNGSYLDYITALEGYYDFIAPQFYNQGGDGIWVDELNAWITQVDDAKKEEFLYYLTESLVTGTRGYTKIPAAKFVIGLPSNVDAAGSGYVINPQAVFNAFKRLDAKGLSIKGLMTWSINWDNGKNSAGVAYNWEFKTRYAPLIQGGVTPPGKPDAPTALAASDLTATSLKLSWHAATGPAPIASYSVYRNGSAIGQTGGLSLQDSGLLPSTQYSYFVTATDSQGNTSLPGSALVVKTADGSTPPDPGVTEWQSNHSYKAGDVVTYKGKKYTCLQAHTSNPGWTPDAAFTLWQLTA
- a CDS encoding HAD-IIA family hydrolase produces the protein MTIKNVICDIDGVLLHDNTPVPGADLFLARIQEQGMPLVVLTNYPSQTAQDLANRFAAAGLDVPESAFYTSAMATADFLRRQEGKKAYVVGEGALIHELYKAGFTITDINPDFVIVGETRSYNWDMMHKAAYFVNNGARFIATNPDSHGHGFTPACGALCAPIEKITGRKPFYVGKPSPWIIRAALNKMQAHSEETVIVGDNLRTDILAGFQAGLETVLVLSGVSTLNDVETMPFRPSYIFPSVADITIF
- the nagC gene encoding DNA-binding transcriptional regulator NagC, which codes for MSTGGQAQIGNVDLVKQLNGAAVYRLIDQQGPISRIQIAELSQLAPASVTKITRQLLERGLIKEVDQQASTGGRRAISIVSETRHFHTVAVRLGRHDATITLYDMSGKSLGEEHYPLPERTQETLENALFNAIAQFIESYQRKLRELIAIAVILPGLVDPAQGVVRYMPHISVNHWPLVDNLQQRFNVTSFVGHDIRSLALAEHYFGATRDCEDSILVRLHRGTGAGIIVNGQIFLGNNGNVGEIGHIQIDPLGERCHCGNFGCLETVAANAAIEHRVRHLLTQGYPSKLTLDDCSIGAICKAANRGDLLASEVIEHVGRYLGKAVAIAINLFNPQKVVIAGEITEAEKVLLPAIQSCINTQVLKDFRKNLPVVTSELNHRSAIGAFALAKRAMLNGVLLQRLLES
- the nagA gene encoding N-acetylglucosamine-6-phosphate deacetylase, whose amino-acid sequence is MFALTQCRIFTGHDVLDDHAVIIADGLIERVCPLAELPAGMETRDLGGAILAPGLIDVQLNGCGGVQFNDSLEAISEETLEIMQRANEKSGCTSYLPTLITSSDEFMKHSIDVMRTYLKKHPNQALGLHLEGPYLSPLKKGTHNPAFIRKPTREMIDYLCANADVITKVTLAPEMVEPHFIKQLTAAGIVVSAGHSNATYDQARTGFAAGVTFATHLYNAMPYITGREPGLMGAIFDTPEVYTGIIADGHHVAWASIRNAKRMKGDKLVLVTDATAPAGAEIDQFIFAGKTIYYRDGLCVDENGTLSGSALTMIDAVKNSVEHVGIALDEALRMATLYPARAIGVDHLLGTIEAGKVANLTAFTRDFKITKTLVNGNEV
- the nagB gene encoding glucosamine-6-phosphate deaminase translates to MRLIPLKDTAQVGKWAARHIVQRINAFKPTAERPFVLGLPTGGTPLEAYKHLIAMHKAGEVSFKHVVTFNMDEYVGLPQEHPESYHTFMYRNFFDHVDIPSENINLLNGNAPDVDVECRKYEEKIKSYGKIHLFMGGVGVDGHIAFNEPASSLASRTRIKTLTEDTRIANSRFFGGDVSLVPKYALTVGVGTLLDAEEVMILVTGHAKAQALEAAVEGNINHMWTISCLQLHAKAVVVCDEPSTMELKVKTVKYFRELEAESVKSL
- the nagE gene encoding N-acetylglucosamine-specific PTS transporter subunit IIBC, giving the protein MNILSYLQKVGRALMVPVATLPAAAILMGVGYWIDPTGWGASNALAAFFIKSGSAIIEHMSVLFAVGVAYGMSKDKDGAAALTGFVGFLVLTTLCSPAAVSMIQKIPLDQVPAAFGKIENQFVGILVGIISAEVYNRFSSVELPKALSFFSGRRLVPILISFLMILVAFILMYIWPMIFGGLVNFGEHIQKLGSVGAGIYAFFNRLLIPVGLHHALNSVFWFDVAGINDIPNFLGGQQSIEAGKAVVGITGRYQAGFFPIMMFGLPGAALAIYHCARPENKAKVLGIMMAGAFAAFFTGITEPLEFSFMFVAPVLYVIHAILTGISVYIAASMHWIAGFGFSAGLVDMVLSSRNPLATHWYMLIPQGLVFFAIYYAVFRFTINKFNLMTPGRELAVAGDETDGYDVNVGTDAGKDENETTTLARRYVGAIGGSDNLTGIDACITRLRLNVKDSALVNDAVAKRLGASGVIRLNKQSVQVIVGTRAELIASAMRNVVAAGPVAATVAPAAAPVAEAKPQAVPNAPKAAFETLVAPVTGEVVLLDQVPDEAFASKAVGDGVAIRPTDKTVVAPADGTIVKIFNTNHAFCLETDKGAEIVVHMGIDTVALNGQGFKRLVEEGAEVKAGQPILELDLDYLNANARSMISPVVVSNSDDYAGLAALATGSVIAGQTKLFDIQK